The Benincasa hispida cultivar B227 chromosome 9, ASM972705v1, whole genome shotgun sequence genome has a segment encoding these proteins:
- the LOC120084690 gene encoding S-protein homolog 74-like — MVVLWFVTVALVGADQIPRVPSRPPQASRYYVHVVNGLKYLDMVVHCQSKDDDLGSHHLVNYGDDYQWNFKENIWGTTLFWCKLVKRDAYVSFESFWPESPKNTWLRDRCGIQGNCIWIAKNDGIYLRNNPANVDEYVHKWIYST; from the coding sequence ATGGTTGTTTTGTGGTTCGTCACGGTGGCTTTGGTCGGGGCTGATCAAATTCCAAGGGTGCCGTCACGTCCGCCACAAGCTTCGAGGTATTATGTCCATGTGGTAAATGGACTAAAGTACCTCGATATGGTTGTTCACTGTCAGTCCAAGGACGATGATTTGGGATCTCACCATTTGGTTAACTATGGAGATGATTACCAATGGAACTTTAAGGAAAACATTTGGGGAACAACCTTGTTTTGGTGCAAATTGGTGAAGCGAGATGCATATGTCTCTTTTGAAAGTTTTTGGCCTGAGTCGCCCAAGAACACTTGGCTCCGTGATAGGTGTGGTATTCAAGGAAATTGTATTTGGATCGCCAAAAATGATGGGATTTACTTAAGAAATAATCCTGCTAATGTTGATGAGTATGTTCACAAATGGATCTATAGTACATAA